In the genome of Falsirhodobacter halotolerans, one region contains:
- the pyrC gene encoding dihydroorotase, translated as MIHLTNARLIDPEGMTDAIGSLTLEGGMIVARNASAPDGAEVMDCGGKCLAPGLIDMGVHIGEPGARHKESFRSAGMAAAKGGVTTLIARPDTAPVIDTPELLEFVTRRAAEASPVRVRHMAALTKGRAGREMTEIGFLLDAGAVAFTDAEAVCTDTKVLNRALTYARSLGALVIGHPQEPGLSRGAVATKGKFASLRGLPDVHPMAERMGFDRDMALVEMTGARYHADQITTARALPALERAKANGLDVTAGVSIHHLTLNELDVGDYRTFFKLTPPLRSEDDRTALIAAVASGLIDIIGSHHMPQDEESKRLPFEDAAAGAVGLETLLPAAMRLYHAGALTLPELFRAMALNPARRLGLPQGRLAVDSPADLVLFDPDAPFVLDRFALRSKSKNTPFDGQRMEGRVLATFVAGRKVYDADL; from the coding sequence ATGATTCACCTGACCAACGCCCGCCTGATCGACCCCGAGGGGATGACCGACGCGATCGGATCGCTCACCCTTGAGGGTGGGATGATCGTTGCCCGCAACGCCTCTGCCCCCGACGGGGCGGAGGTGATGGACTGCGGCGGCAAATGCCTGGCCCCCGGCCTGATCGACATGGGCGTGCATATCGGGGAACCCGGCGCGCGCCACAAGGAAAGCTTTCGCAGCGCGGGCATGGCGGCGGCCAAGGGCGGGGTCACCACCCTGATCGCCCGCCCCGACACCGCCCCCGTGATCGACACGCCGGAACTGCTGGAATTCGTGACGCGACGCGCGGCCGAAGCCTCGCCCGTGCGTGTCCGCCACATGGCCGCTTTGACCAAGGGCCGCGCAGGGCGCGAGATGACCGAGATCGGCTTTCTGCTGGACGCGGGCGCCGTCGCCTTCACCGATGCCGAGGCGGTCTGCACCGACACGAAGGTTCTGAACCGCGCGCTGACCTATGCCCGCAGCCTTGGCGCGCTGGTGATCGGCCATCCGCAGGAACCGGGCCTGTCCAGGGGCGCGGTGGCGACGAAGGGCAAGTTCGCGTCGCTGCGCGGCCTGCCCGACGTGCATCCGATGGCCGAACGCATGGGGTTCGACCGCGACATGGCGCTGGTGGAGATGACGGGCGCGCGCTATCACGCCGATCAGATCACCACCGCCCGCGCCCTGCCCGCACTGGAACGCGCCAAAGCCAACGGGTTGGACGTGACGGCGGGCGTGTCGATCCACCACCTGACGCTGAACGAGTTGGACGTCGGCGATTACCGCACCTTCTTCAAGCTGACCCCGCCCCTGCGGTCCGAGGATGACCGCACGGCGTTGATCGCGGCGGTGGCGTCGGGCCTGATCGACATCATCGGATCGCATCACATGCCGCAGGACGAGGAATCCAAACGCCTGCCGTTCGAGGATGCGGCGGCGGGCGCGGTGGGGCTGGAGACCTTGCTGCCGGCGGCGATGCGCCTTTACCACGCGGGCGCGCTGACCCTGCCGGAGCTGTTCCGGGCGATGGCGCTGAACCCCGCGCGCCGTCTGGGGTTGCCGCAGGGGCGGCTGGCCGTGGACAGCCCCGCCGATCTGGTGCTGTTCGATCCCGACGCGCCCTTCGTGCTGGACCGGTTCGCCCTGCGGTCGAAATCCAAGAACACGCCCTTCGACGGGCAACGGATGGAGGGGCGGGTTCTGGCCACCTTCGTCGCCGGACGAAAGGTCTATGATGCCGATCTTTGA
- the rmuC gene encoding DNA recombination protein RmuC, whose amino-acid sequence MNEPLLLAAAAALAGLIIGWVLRRPDPRPAQDLARLQADHAGLTRAKDEIAANLTEERRHVGTLREDNGTLTARVATLESESRAADRRATDIDARHRATLEAFETTRSQHHAAQVELSHLNTLLERERIAAQEKIELLSAVREDMEARFKQLATDSLRLNGEESGKRLEAALAPLKQHVEHFQTELRNVHDGALKDRAALKTEIETLTRRSEQVSREAVNLTRALKGDKQRQGAWGEMILESLLERSGLRKGEEYHIQQSHTDHEGARFRPDVIVHMPDGKRLVIDSKVSLVDYETCINAEDEAEAALARTRHVRALRNHITTLADKDYTRMVDGSVDYVVMFIPIEGALSEALREVGDLTTMAFEKSVTIATPTTLMMALRTIANVWTVERRNRNAEAIADRAGRLYEKVAGFVDDMEKVGRNLGAAQSSYNDAMGKLSSGRGNVLSQLETMKTLGARTQKTFRTDFDHDDQPALTNDAAQ is encoded by the coding sequence ATGAACGAACCGCTTCTTCTGGCGGCCGCCGCCGCGCTGGCTGGCCTGATCATCGGCTGGGTCCTGCGTCGCCCCGACCCGCGTCCCGCGCAGGATCTGGCGCGGCTGCAGGCCGATCACGCGGGCCTGACGCGCGCCAAGGACGAGATCGCCGCCAACCTGACCGAGGAGCGCCGCCATGTCGGCACCCTGCGCGAGGATAACGGCACCCTGACCGCCCGCGTCGCCACGCTGGAAAGCGAATCCCGCGCCGCCGACCGCCGCGCCACCGACATCGACGCCCGCCACCGCGCCACGCTTGAGGCATTCGAGACGACCCGCAGCCAGCATCACGCGGCACAGGTGGAACTGTCGCATCTGAACACCCTATTGGAGCGGGAACGCATCGCCGCGCAGGAAAAGATCGAGCTTCTGTCCGCCGTGCGCGAGGATATGGAGGCGCGCTTCAAGCAGCTGGCCACCGACAGCCTGCGCCTGAACGGCGAGGAAAGCGGCAAGCGGCTGGAGGCGGCCCTGGCCCCCCTGAAGCAGCATGTCGAACATTTCCAGACCGAACTGCGCAACGTCCATGACGGCGCGCTGAAGGACCGCGCGGCCCTGAAGACCGAGATCGAAACCCTGACCCGCCGCTCCGAACAGGTCAGCCGCGAGGCGGTGAACCTGACCCGCGCGCTGAAGGGCGACAAGCAGCGGCAGGGTGCGTGGGGGGAGATGATCCTCGAATCCCTTCTGGAACGGTCGGGCCTGCGCAAGGGCGAGGAATACCATATCCAGCAGTCCCACACCGACCACGAGGGCGCGCGCTTTCGCCCCGACGTGATCGTGCACATGCCCGACGGCAAACGGCTGGTGATCGACAGCAAGGTGAGCCTTGTCGATTACGAGACCTGCATCAACGCCGAGGACGAGGCCGAGGCCGCGCTGGCCCGCACCCGGCATGTCCGCGCCCTGCGCAACCACATCACCACGCTGGCCGACAAGGATTACACCCGCATGGTGGACGGGTCGGTCGATTACGTCGTCATGTTCATCCCGATCGAAGGGGCGCTGTCCGAGGCGCTGCGCGAGGTGGGCGACCTGACGACCATGGCGTTCGAGAAATCGGTGACCATCGCCACCCCCACCACCCTGATGATGGCGCTGCGGACCATCGCCAATGTCTGGACGGTCGAACGCCGCAACCGCAACGCCGAGGCGATCGCCGACCGCGCGGGGCGGCTTTACGAAAAGGTCGCCGGGTTCGTGGACGACATGGAAAAGGTCGGCCGCAATCTTGGCGCGGCGCAATCGTCTTACAACGACGCGATGGGCAAACTGTCCTCGGGGCGCGGCAACGTCCTGTCGCAGTTGGAGACGATGAAGACCTTGGGCGCGCGGACCCAAAAGACCTTCCGCACCGATTTCGACCATGACGATCAACCGGCACTTACCAACGATGCGGCGCAATGA
- a CDS encoding aspartate carbamoyltransferase catalytic subunit: MSFRARHLLGIEHLAPDEILAVLDLADQYVEMSRRTVKRSNTLAGMTQINMFFENSTRTQASFELAGKRLGADVMNMSVAQSSVKKGETLIDTALTLNAMHPDLLVVRHGSSGAVNLLAEKVNCAVLNAGDGRHEHPTQALLDALTIRRAKGRINGLTVAICGDIQHSRVARSNMLLLGKMTNTVRLVGPPTLMPSGVSEFGIEVFDDMRAGLDGADVVMMLRLQKERMDGGFIPSEREYYHRYGLDAEKLSFAKDDAIVMHPGPMNRGVEIDGTIADDINRSVIQEQVEMGVAVRMACMDLLARNLRAERGAKASGVMA; the protein is encoded by the coding sequence ATGAGTTTTCGCGCCCGCCACCTGCTGGGGATCGAACACCTCGCCCCGGACGAGATTCTGGCCGTTCTGGATCTGGCCGACCAATATGTCGAGATGTCGCGCCGCACGGTGAAACGGTCGAACACGCTGGCGGGCATGACCCAGATCAACATGTTCTTTGAAAACTCCACCCGCACCCAGGCCAGCTTCGAACTGGCGGGCAAGCGGCTGGGGGCCGACGTGATGAACATGTCCGTCGCCCAATCCTCGGTGAAAAAGGGCGAGACGCTGATCGACACGGCGCTGACGCTGAACGCGATGCACCCCGATCTTCTGGTGGTGCGGCACGGGTCCAGCGGGGCGGTGAACCTGCTGGCGGAAAAGGTGAACTGCGCGGTCCTGAACGCGGGCGACGGGCGGCACGAACACCCCACGCAGGCGCTTCTGGACGCGCTGACCATCCGCCGCGCCAAGGGCCGGATCAACGGCCTGACCGTGGCCATCTGCGGCGATATCCAGCACAGCCGCGTGGCCCGGTCGAACATGCTGCTTCTGGGCAAGATGACCAACACCGTCCGGTTGGTGGGGCCGCCCACGCTCATGCCCTCGGGCGTGTCGGAATTCGGGATCGAGGTGTTCGACGACATGCGCGCCGGGCTGGACGGCGCGGATGTGGTGATGATGCTCCGCCTGCAGAAAGAGCGCATGGACGGGGGCTTCATTCCGTCCGAACGCGAATACTACCACCGCTACGGGCTGGATGCGGAAAAGCTGTCCTTCGCCAAGGACGACGCCATCGTCATGCATCCCGGCCCGATGAACCGCGGGGTGGAGATCGACGGCACCATCGCCGACGACATCAACCGCAGCGTCATTCAGGAGCAGGTGGAGATGGGCGTGGCCGTGCGCATGGCCTGCATGGACCTTCTGGCCCGCAATCTGCGCGCCGAACGCGGGGCGAAGGCCTCGGGGGTGATGGCATGA
- a CDS encoding uracil-DNA glycosylase, whose amino-acid sequence MERDACDLDFETAAAMLAWQVDLGVLDVVGDAPLNRYELEAVAPKPTPVAAPPVVVEAPDPVAEARAMAAAAPDLETLAEVVADYPHCELKRGARNTVFCDGRAGARVMIVGEAPGRDEDMQGRPFVGRAGQMLDRMLAAIGLARDNPDITRAVYITNVMPWRPPQNRDPTKEEVAMMRPFLSRHIELAAPDLLIVLGNTSAQAVLGKTGITRLRGTWHEGFGLPVRPMLHPAYLLRNPAAKREAWADLLDIQARLT is encoded by the coding sequence ATGGAACGGGATGCGTGCGATCTGGACTTCGAGACGGCGGCGGCGATGCTGGCCTGGCAGGTCGATCTGGGCGTGCTGGACGTGGTGGGCGACGCGCCGCTGAACCGGTATGAGCTGGAGGCCGTGGCCCCCAAACCCACCCCGGTCGCCGCCCCGCCGGTGGTGGTGGAGGCCCCCGACCCGGTGGCCGAGGCCCGCGCGATGGCCGCCGCCGCCCCCGATCTTGAGACGCTGGCAGAGGTCGTGGCCGATTATCCGCATTGCGAGCTGAAACGCGGCGCGCGCAACACCGTCTTCTGCGACGGGCGGGCCGGGGCGCGCGTGATGATCGTGGGCGAGGCGCCGGGCCGGGACGAGGATATGCAAGGCCGTCCCTTCGTGGGCCGTGCGGGTCAGATGCTGGACCGGATGCTGGCGGCGATCGGTCTTGCCCGCGACAATCCCGACATCACCCGCGCGGTCTATATCACCAATGTCATGCCGTGGCGTCCGCCGCAGAACCGCGACCCTACGAAAGAGGAGGTGGCGATGATGCGGCCCTTCCTGTCGCGCCATATCGAACTGGCGGCCCCCGATCTTCTGATCGTGCTGGGCAACACCTCGGCGCAGGCGGTTCTGGGCAAGACCGGCATCACCCGTCTGCGGGGCACATGGCATGAGGGATTCGGCCTTCCGGTTCGCCCGATGCTGCATCCCGCCTATCTTCTGCGCAATCCGGCCGCCAAGCGCGAGGCTTGGGCCGACCTTCTGGACATACAGGCGAGACTGACATGA
- a CDS encoding molybdenum cofactor synthesis domain-containing protein: MNDTPFRPLRIAILSISDTRTLETDKSGKVLAELIEGAGHIVHDRVMSRDDRAGIADRLRAWADDPAVEVVLSTGGTGLTGRDVTVEAHRDVYEKEIEAFASVFAMVSMRTVGTSAIQSRATGGIANGTYMFALPGSSGAVRDAWTEILVHQFDATNGPCNLVEILPRLTEGR; encoded by the coding sequence ATGAACGACACCCCCTTCCGCCCGCTGCGCATCGCGATCCTGTCCATCTCGGACACCCGGACGCTGGAGACGGACAAATCCGGCAAGGTTCTGGCCGAACTGATCGAGGGCGCGGGCCATATCGTCCACGACCGCGTCATGAGCCGCGACGACCGCGCGGGCATCGCGGACCGCCTGCGCGCCTGGGCCGACGATCCGGCGGTTGAGGTGGTCCTGTCCACCGGCGGCACCGGCCTGACGGGCCGCGACGTGACGGTGGAGGCGCATCGCGACGTTTATGAAAAGGAGATCGAGGCTTTTGCGTCGGTCTTTGCCATGGTGTCGATGCGCACGGTGGGCACCTCGGCCATCCAGTCCCGCGCGACGGGGGGGATCGCCAACGGCACCTATATGTTCGCCCTGCCGGGAAGTTCGGGCGCGGTGCGCGATGCGTGGACGGAGATCCTCGTCCACCAGTTCGATGCGACGAACGGCCCCTGCAATCTGGTGGAAATCCTGCCCCGCCTGACCGAAGGGCGCTGA
- a CDS encoding protein-disulfide reductase DsbD domain-containing protein encodes MLIRALIAPFLLASLVAAPALAAPPPVAGEILPGWQEPDGARMVAVRLSLAQGWKTYWRSPGDAGIPPDFDWSGSQNVKSVRLHWPTPSIFRTNGMRTIGYHDELILPVEVVPQDPARPIRLNAELDMGVCRDVCIPATVDLRADLSGQGAPDARIQTALAHRPATAREARLANLTCTVTPIDDGLAITARMTLPAQGGTELVVIEPANPAIWVSETRTTRQGSTLTATADMVGPTNAPFALDRSSLTVSVLGDGHSVETRGCPSN; translated from the coding sequence ATGCTGATCCGTGCCCTTATCGCCCCGTTCCTTCTGGCGTCCCTTGTGGCGGCGCCCGCCCTTGCCGCCCCCCCGCCCGTGGCGGGCGAGATCCTGCCGGGATGGCAGGAACCGGACGGCGCGCGGATGGTGGCGGTACGCCTGTCGCTGGCGCAGGGGTGGAAAACCTATTGGCGCAGCCCGGGCGATGCGGGCATCCCCCCCGATTTCGACTGGTCTGGATCGCAGAACGTGAAATCCGTGCGGCTGCATTGGCCCACCCCGTCGATCTTTCGCACGAACGGGATGCGCACCATCGGCTATCACGACGAACTGATCCTGCCGGTGGAGGTGGTGCCACAGGACCCCGCGCGCCCGATCCGCCTGAACGCGGAACTGGACATGGGCGTGTGCCGCGATGTCTGCATTCCCGCCACGGTGGACCTACGGGCCGATCTGTCGGGACAGGGCGCGCCGGACGCCCGCATCCAGACCGCCCTCGCCCACCGTCCCGCCACCGCGCGCGAGGCGCGGCTGGCTAATCTGACCTGCACGGTCACCCCCATCGACGACGGTCTGGCCATCACCGCGCGGATGACCCTGCCCGCGCAGGGCGGGACGGAGCTTGTGGTGATCGAACCCGCCAACCCCGCCATCTGGGTGTCGGAGACGCGGACCACCCGCCAGGGCAGCACCCTGACCGCCACCGCCGACATGGTCGGCCCGACGAACGCGCCCTTCGCGCTTGATCGTTCCTCCCTGACCGTCAGCGTTCTGGGCGACGGGCACAGCGTGGAAACGCGGGGCTGCCCGTCGAACTGA
- a CDS encoding YqgE/AlgH family protein, which yields MTLAGAVLIAMPHMGDDRFDHSVVLICAHSDDGSMGIIVNKPAEDLAFGDLLEQLEIPLSPEGRDIRVHLGGPVERGRGFVLHSGDYEAEGPTLEIEGGFKMTATIDILQAMARGQGPDRALLALGYAGWGPGQLEEEIARNDWLMLPAASADLIFAPEDGRKWAQHLDALGVDPLLLSPQSGRA from the coding sequence TTGACCCTTGCCGGCGCGGTTCTGATTGCGATGCCCCATATGGGCGATGACCGGTTCGACCATTCCGTCGTCCTGATCTGCGCCCATTCCGACGACGGGTCCATGGGCATCATCGTGAACAAACCCGCCGAGGATCTGGCATTCGGCGACCTGCTGGAACAGCTGGAAATCCCCCTTTCCCCCGAGGGGCGCGACATCCGCGTGCATCTGGGCGGCCCCGTCGAACGCGGGCGGGGCTTCGTGCTGCATTCGGGCGATTACGAGGCCGAAGGGCCGACGCTGGAGATCGAGGGCGGGTTCAAGATGACCGCCACGATCGACATCCTTCAGGCCATGGCGCGGGGGCAGGGGCCGGACCGGGCGCTTCTGGCCCTGGGCTATGCCGGGTGGGGGCCGGGACAGCTGGAGGAGGAGATCGCCCGCAACGACTGGCTGATGCTGCCCGCCGCCTCGGCCGATCTGATCTTCGCGCCCGAGGACGGGCGGAAATGGGCGCAGCATCTGGACGCGCTGGGCGTCGATCCCTTGCTGCTGTCGCCGCAATCAGGACGGGCCTAG
- the ade gene encoding adenine deaminase, with translation MSMTIQNRIAQGRGTTPADLVLKGGRIFDLMTGDLVAGDVAICGDTIVGVFDTYDGVREIDCTGRILVPGFIDTHLHIESSLVTPFEFDRCVTPRGITTAICDPHELANVCGAAAFDYFLGAADRLVMDLRVNLSSCVPSTHMETAGAALMAADLAPYADHPRVIGLAEFMNFPGVLHADPDCIAKLEAFQGRHIDGHAPLLSGRDLNGYLSAGIRTEHEATTEEEALEKLRKGMRILIREGSVSRDMMALAGVLTERTSPYIALCTDDRNPLDIAEHGHIDHMIRSLIAAGCPPLAVYRAATLSAAEAFGLKDRGMIAPGRRADIAVIDTLESCRAHMVIAGGVVADEAAFAAREGLPAVARHSVKAPHVRAEDFRHSSTSDTLSVIGIRPGQILTDHRRADIPDHHGDRRPDPARDLIRIAVVERHGHNGNIATGVVQGFGLTRGAIASTVCHDHHNIAVVGADYDDMALAVNHLSRIEGGFAVVANGEVLADLPLPLGGLMSLEPFEIVRDRLIDLRRAARSLGVVLDEPFLQLAFLCLPVIPHLKITDHGLVDVDAFRLLGPS, from the coding sequence ATGAGCATGACGATCCAGAACCGCATCGCGCAAGGGCGCGGCACCACCCCCGCCGATCTGGTCCTGAAGGGGGGCCGGATCTTCGATCTGATGACCGGCGATCTGGTGGCGGGCGATGTCGCCATCTGCGGCGACACCATCGTCGGCGTGTTCGACACCTATGACGGCGTGCGGGAGATCGACTGCACGGGGCGCATTCTGGTGCCCGGCTTCATCGACACGCATCTGCACATCGAATCGTCGCTGGTCACCCCGTTCGAATTCGACCGCTGCGTGACCCCGCGCGGCATCACCACGGCGATCTGCGACCCGCATGAATTGGCGAATGTCTGCGGGGCGGCGGCGTTCGACTACTTCCTTGGGGCGGCCGACCGGCTGGTGATGGATCTGCGGGTGAACCTATCCTCCTGCGTGCCCTCCACCCATATGGAAACCGCGGGGGCGGCGCTGATGGCGGCGGACCTCGCCCCCTATGCCGACCACCCCCGCGTGATCGGGCTGGCCGAGTTCATGAATTTCCCCGGCGTGCTGCACGCCGATCCCGACTGCATTGCGAAACTGGAGGCGTTTCAGGGTCGCCATATCGACGGCCATGCCCCGCTTCTGTCGGGGCGCGACCTGAACGGCTATCTTTCCGCCGGCATCCGCACCGAGCATGAGGCGACGACGGAAGAAGAGGCGCTGGAGAAGCTGCGTAAAGGCATGCGCATCCTGATCCGCGAGGGGTCGGTTTCGCGTGACATGATGGCGCTGGCGGGGGTGCTGACTGAACGCACCTCGCCCTATATCGCGCTGTGCACCGACGACCGGAACCCGCTGGACATCGCCGAACACGGCCATATCGACCATATGATCCGCAGCCTGATCGCCGCCGGATGTCCGCCGCTGGCCGTTTACCGTGCGGCCACCCTTTCGGCGGCCGAGGCGTTCGGCCTGAAGGACCGCGGCATGATCGCACCGGGCCGCCGGGCCGACATCGCGGTGATCGACACGCTGGAAAGCTGCCGCGCGCATATGGTGATCGCGGGCGGGGTCGTCGCGGACGAGGCCGCCTTCGCCGCGCGCGAGGGCCTTCCCGCCGTCGCCCGCCATTCCGTCAAGGCCCCGCATGTGCGGGCCGAGGATTTCCGTCATTCCTCCACCTCGGACACCCTCTCCGTCATCGGCATCCGTCCGGGCCAGATTCTGACCGATCACCGCCGCGCCGACATTCCCGACCATCACGGCGACCGCCGCCCCGATCCGGCCCGCGACCTGATCCGCATCGCGGTGGTGGAACGGCACGGGCACAACGGCAACATCGCCACGGGCGTCGTGCAGGGGTTCGGCCTGACACGAGGGGCCATCGCCTCCACCGTCTGCCACGATCACCACAACATCGCCGTGGTGGGGGCGGATTACGACGACATGGCGCTGGCCGTGAACCACCTGTCGCGGATCGAGGGCGGCTTTGCCGTCGTGGCGAATGGCGAGGTTCTGGCCGACCTGCCCCTCCCCCTTGGCGGGCTAATGAGCCTTGAGCCGTTCGAGATCGTGCGCGACCGCCTGATCGACCTGCGCCGTGCGGCCAGATCGCTGGGCGTGGTGCTGGACGAGCCGTTTTTGCAGCTGGCCTTCCTGTGCCTGCCGGTGATTCCGCATCTGAAGATCACCGATCACGGGCTGGTGGACGTGGACGCCTTCCGGCTGCTAGGCCCGTCCTGA
- a CDS encoding DMT family transporter, whose product MPPVPARPMRGIALKVCSVLLFIVMASIIKATSDEVPPGQAVFFRSAFAIPVILVWLAMRHELRTGLKAQNLMGHVWRGLAGTMAMGFGFAALAYLPLPEATALSYAAPLLTVIFAAMFLGEDVRAFRMTAVMIGLVGVMIVLAPNMTVGPGAMDDAAALGAMLALTGAVFGALAAVFIRKMVAIETTSSIVFYFSLTSTVLSLATIPYGWVWPGWGFTALLIVAGLLGGTAQIFMTQAFREADASLIAPFDYASMLFALIIGYVVFSEVPTMTMLGGAALIIASGCLIIWRERRLGLERNQPRKAMTPQG is encoded by the coding sequence ATGCCCCCCGTTCCAGCCCGCCCCATGCGCGGGATCGCCCTGAAGGTCTGTTCGGTTCTGCTTTTCATCGTAATGGCGTCGATCATCAAGGCTACTTCGGACGAGGTGCCGCCGGGGCAGGCCGTGTTCTTCCGGTCGGCCTTCGCCATTCCGGTCATACTGGTCTGGCTGGCGATGCGGCACGAACTGCGCACCGGGTTGAAGGCGCAGAATCTGATGGGCCATGTCTGGCGCGGCCTTGCGGGCACGATGGCGATGGGCTTCGGCTTTGCCGCGCTGGCCTATCTGCCGCTGCCCGAGGCGACGGCGCTCAGCTATGCCGCGCCCCTGCTGACGGTGATCTTCGCCGCGATGTTTCTGGGCGAGGATGTGCGCGCCTTTCGCATGACGGCGGTGATGATCGGGCTGGTGGGGGTGATGATCGTTCTGGCCCCCAACATGACCGTGGGGCCGGGGGCGATGGACGATGCGGCGGCCCTGGGCGCGATGCTGGCGCTGACGGGGGCGGTGTTTGGGGCGCTGGCGGCGGTGTTCATCCGCAAGATGGTCGCGATCGAGACGACGTCGTCCATCGTCTTCTATTTCTCGCTGACTTCCACCGTGCTGTCCTTGGCCACGATCCCCTATGGCTGGGTGTGGCCGGGATGGGGGTTCACGGCATTGCTGATCGTGGCGGGGCTGTTGGGCGGGACGGCGCAGATTTTCATGACGCAGGCGTTCCGCGAGGCAGACGCTTCGCTCATCGCGCCGTTCGACTATGCCTCGATGCTGTTCGCCCTGATCATCGGCTATGTCGTGTTTTCCGAGGTGCCGACCATGACCATGCTGGGCGGGGCCGCGCTGATCATCGCGTCGGGCTGCCTGATCATCTGGCGCGAGCGGCGGTTGGGGCTGGAGCGCAACCAGCCGCGCAAGGCGATGACGCCGCAGGGCTGA
- a CDS encoding TIGR02300 family protein, which yields MPKEEWGTKRLCPTTGKRFYDLNRTPIVSPYTGEIVDIESARRKAASAVISRVSAEKEDTNLTEELDGDDLLDDDSTNESEIDDDLLEDDSDDNVSLDELADVAGDEDES from the coding sequence ATGCCCAAAGAGGAATGGGGCACGAAGCGGCTTTGCCCCACCACCGGCAAACGCTTCTATGACCTGAACCGCACGCCCATCGTCAGCCCCTACACGGGCGAGATCGTGGATATCGAAAGCGCCCGGCGCAAAGCGGCCTCGGCCGTGATTTCGCGCGTCAGCGCGGAAAAGGAAGACACCAACCTGACCGAAGAGCTGGACGGCGACGACCTGCTGGACGACGATTCGACCAACGAATCGGAGATCGACGACGATCTGCTGGAAGATGACAGCGACGACAACGTCTCGCTGGACGAACTGGCCGACGTGGCGGGCGACGAAGACGAAAGCTGA